In the genome of Alistipes sp. ZOR0009, the window CAACGAAGGCGGCGCACTCGGCAACCAAGCCTCCGCACTAAACAACGAAGGCGGCGCACTCGGCAACCAAGCCTCCGCACTCAGCAACGAGGGCTCCGCACTAAACAACGAAGGCTCCGCACTCAGCAACCAAGCCTCCGCACTAAACTACGAAGCCTCCGCACTCGGCAACCAAGCCAGCGCACTAAACAACGAAGGCTCCGCACTCAGCAACGAGGGCGGCGCACTCGGCAACCAAGCGATATCCATCCCCTACCCTAGCGAAAGCGGCAGCTGGGGCTAGGCATGAGCCAGCACCATCGATGCTGAGACGAGTAACGAAGGAGGCGCGTCGGCCGTGGAGGAGGTTGGAAGGGGCTGCAGGGCGTGGGGAGCCAGCGGAGAGCGGCAAGGTGGCAGGGGGAGCCATCGACCCCAAAAAGAAGCATGGTGGCAGGCGATGGCGGAAGGGGCGACATAAAAAAATCGGGTAAGGGGCTTACACAAGAACCTTACCCGCAAAAAAAATTGTTCATGATCTTTTATATGGTCACTTTGCTTTCCTAAACTCGATGGCGCCAACCCGCTTATACTCGGGGCTTGCGGTGCCGTAAAGGGATTTAACGTACGCCTTTACGGTAAGCGCCACATCGACCAAGCCGGTTGTTGGCTCGTACAGCTCGGCGTTGCGAGCATCGCGGGCGCTATCGAGCGATATTTTTGCTGCATTGCAGGCGTTATTTTTGGTTCTGAGATTGGTGGCCACGGTGCGTAGCGCGGTAAGCTTGAGCTCCGGCTCGTTGGGTGCGTACTCGGGGGTGGCCGCTAGGAACTCCACCAGCCTGTCGAAGTTATCGACCTGGCTATCGAAGCTGCGCTGCGATACCGAAACCGTTTTAGGGGCGCTGGCGGCAGCGGTCGCCTTGGAGGCTGCCTTGGAGGAGGAGCTGCGCGTACCCCTAATTTTACGAACGATGGAGGCTGCCGAGGCATCGGTGGTATCGGAGGAGGAGGAGGCGCACAATCCGTTGTAAACGCGGGTAACGAGCCCATCCATCTCGGAGAAGGAGCTGTCGCGCTCCTCGCAGGCCTTAGCATAGGCGGGCATGGCCACGTTTACCGCATCGACGGCGGCACGGGCTGTCTTCTCCTTTAGGGAGAGCGCCGTTAGCGCTATGGAGGGATTGGTTGGATTGTACTTCTCGCCCATGCTGGTTGCATTGGCTATTAAAGAAGAAAAGTTGTCGACGTTTTTTGCATGACCAGTCTCTGAAAAAGTTGCCATGTTTGATAAGATTAATTGTTAGAATTAAGGTTATTGGCCTTAAAATTAAAAACACATATTAACATGCGCAAGTGTTTTTATGACTTTTTTTAGCTACACCCGCATTTTTTTTTATGCTACCACCCTCATAATGCGTGTAGAATGATTTTGATGTTGTTTTTTTTTAACCATAGAGGGGTGTGGGAAGGGGAAAATGGGTATATTTACATCTAAATAGATCCCTAAAAGCATAATAAAACAGGAAGTTTCGACTGAAAGTACCTAAACTATAACCAAAATCGGAAATGCCAACTGGCTATATGTTAAGACATGCAAAATACCAATATATAAAGAAGGACGAAGTTTTCAAACAAAAGACAAACCTCCAGAAAACAGCATTAGACTACAGAGAATAGAACAGGAGTCTAAAAAACTGTATTATTAACTAAATAAAAACCAGTTATACCATGTCAAATTTAAAAAACTACACAAGCGTTGTTTTATATTACCTCCGATACAACAAGGTAGAAACATTGATATTTATTCTAAGCACATTAGCTTTATTCTATAGCATATTAGATTATATAATTTCTATAAACAAAGATGGTCAAAAATGGATTAAGATTATAATTACAGGAGCAATATTTGTTACTAATTTTATTAATTGGATTTACAAGTCACATAAAAACAAAACAAATGGATACGTCATAACGAACATACCTATTGATTATAAAAAAACAATCCCTGAAACTAATTACAAAATCGAAGGATACAAAACAAACAATGGCATTAACTATATTACCTATTCAGATATATTAAACCAAGAATTAATCGAATGCAATAATAGAACAATAAAAATAAAAATTGACAACGATAAGAAAAAAAGCATACATGAATTCATAAAAAAAAATTTCAAACATCTTTTTTTATTCATAAAATCATACTGTGCTGAAAGTTTGACAACCAATAGAAATATTTACAATGAATCAAAACTTTGCTTATCCAAGGATATCAAAATGAATGACTCCGTTTATTGCTACAAAAACAGTTATTACGACTCCATTGTTACCAACATGACTGTAAACAAACAACTAACAAAAAGCAATAATAGAGAAATAATTTTCAAACATCCAGAAAATGCTTATTTAGAAAACAATAAGATTAAATCAATTACATGCACAAAATTAAATAATCACATTGGGGTTAGTACAATTGCGATCACAAAAGACAATTATATCTTCTTATGGATACAAAACGACAAATCAATGTCTTCAATTGGGCTTATAGCACCATCAGGAAGTGGATCTTGCGACTGGAAAGATTTTATTGCCGACGACTTTATTAAAACAATAAAAAATGCAATGAAAAGGGAATTAATAGAAGAAAGCATGCACAAAAGAAATAATAATAAAATAGAAAGTAAAACCTTAATCACAGGTTTTTTCCGTTGGCTAGACAAAGGTGGAAAACCCGAATTTGTTGGAATTACAAAATTAAATATTTACATCACTAATTTAAGAGCTAATATTAATGAAGTAATGGAACCAAATATGCATATAAAAAAAACATCTCTCAACAATAATTTTGGGACATTACAAGAATTTGAGACACTACTTAAAGATTTACTAAATAACAAAGCAGTATCCGTTCCTCTACACTACAATATCAATACAATTTTATCAACAATTAAAACAAACCCCACATTAATTGAAAATTTCATCAATCACCAATTTGAAATAGAATCGAAATAATAGATCCAATAATATCTGTAGATATGCAAGGGAGATGGTTCTCAATAGACACCTTAATCCAAACTGAGTCCCTTATAGTAAATATAGATAATGCATGGCATACTGCAAATAGCATTTTTTTGAGATAGAAACATTACCTGAATTTTATCCCACAAAAGGCTGCTAGCTAAAAATGCGAGTCAAAATTGCATCGGACAGAAAAAATATAAATATATTTAGGCATCAAACGTCAGGAAAGGGGTATAAAAGGCCACTTAGGCACCTATCAACCTGCTGCCATATTTTACTATACATTAAATAGCATCGTAAAATGGTAAAATGTCAAGCTTGTAGAACAAGATTTGCCGAAATTGTAGAGAGCGACGAGAGCGAAAGCCACCCATACGTGCTATGCTCGTCGTGCTACAATCGGCTTATCAACACAACTCTACGCCCACTGGAATACTTTAACCTAAAGGCGATACATGGGGATACGCCATCGCTAAGCGAGTACCTATACGACGAGAATGGGGTAGCCTTAAAGCCTTCGGAAGAGGTGGTGCAGAAGGATAGCCTGGCCTTCCCCAAGCTGGAGAACATTAAGGATGACTACGAGATGCTTATCAGCTACTCGATTCTGCGCTGGAACTGGGACGAGGAGGCGATTTACGCCCTCGAGAAGTTCGATAAGGCCGAGATTCTCTTCTCGCTAAATAGACGAATCAACGAAAACAGGGAGCTTAGCGATAAGATCTACGATCTGGCCTCGATAGTGCTGGGCCCGTATGCCGACGACTGGATTAGAGCCGAATGGCGGCTTAGGGATAAAAAGTACTTTTACGTGTATGCCGAGGCCCTAGCGCGCTGTCTACCCGTAAGCGAGGGCTTTTACTACTTTACCGAGGCCATCCACGAGTCTGAGAAAGATGATTTCTACTTCGGAAACATCAGTAGCCTTCGTGTTTTTCAATACAAGGGAACGCTTGATTGGATTGAAAACAATGTCCCCAAGGATGAGAAAGACATCTCGAGATGGAGCCTTGCGGCTGCGGTGTCTCAGCTGGATTGGGCTAGGGTAAAGAAATGGATAAGCATGGGGCCGCCTCTAGGCATAATTGCGCTAGACTGCCTAGTGTACTGCATTGCCAGCTCGATGCCTCGCGAAGAGGCTTTCTGGAAGAACGACCCTCCTGCAATACTACACGATCCCGATACGATAGAAAATATGAACGAGGTGCTGGATAGCTATACGACCAAGGATGACAATAAAAACGTAAAGCTCCTGATTGAGACGCTAAAGAAAAACTGGCATCTGATACTTCATCAAGAGAAACAGGAGCAGGAGGGAACGGAGGGAACGGAGTAATCTACGCCTCTACCTCCCTACCAAATGAAAAATCGCTACTTTTAGCGGCATCTAAAACAGTAGCACCATCGCTAGCGGATGGTTCTGAAACAACGTAAGCATGAAAAATATAGAGGTTATATCGGAGGGCGATGCCTACTCCGCCGTAGATTTAGGTTCCCTGAACGGATGGCTCGACTACTCGCTGGTGCATCCTATTAGCAAGCGAGAAATAGAAGGCAAAGTGTTCCTGAAGGAGGCCACCAAGTCGACAGGCACCGAGATCTCGTTTAACTCAATTGCTCCACGATCGGAGGTACCCTACTTTCACATACACCGAAAAAACGAGGAGACGTACATCATCCTAAAGGGCTGCGGCTACTTTCAGGTTGATGAGGATTGCTTTAGCATTAAAGAAGGGAGCGTTATTCGGGTGTCGCCTCAAGGCAAGCGTGGGCTAACCAACACCTCGGACGAGATAATGACCTACATCGTAATACAGTCGAAGGAGAACTCGCTCGAAGAGCACACTACGGCTGATGGGGAGCGAATTCCCGTTGAGCCCAAATGGAGGTAAAGCGTAAGGTAACAATACCAAGTATAGGAAAGTAGCGATCCTGAAGTTAGGGCTACGCAAGTTCTAATAACATCAATGCAAGCGGAACAAAAGGTGGTGGTTGCTTTTAACATGGGCAAAAACTGCTTAATATTGCAGGCTCAACCCAAATAATCTAAAGATGCACCCAAACACCTTAACCGCTGAGCTACTACAGCCTAAAAAGCACTTTGCCATCCTCGATGGGCTTAGAGGCGTTGCCGCGCTGGCAGTCGTTATCTTTCATTTCATGGAGTGGGTTTCGCCCGACTACAGCAAAAACTTTATTGGACACGGCTACCTAGCCGTAGATTTCTTCTTCTGCCTTTCGGGGTTTGTTATCGGCTACGCATACGACAGCCGCATAAAGGAGATGGGGATAAAGGAATTTTTCAAGTCGAGGCTGATAAGGCTACATCCGCTAGTTGTACTTGGAGCGGTACTGGGCATCCTTGGCTTTCTTTTCGACCCGTTTGCCGACCACACCGGAATTTATAGCGCAGGAAGACTTGCCCTTATTTTTGCCTGCACCCTGCTACTAATCCCCTTTCCTGTAATGGAAGATCGCTACTTTAACCTCTTTGGACTTAACGCTCCGGCATGGTCGCTATTTTGGGAATACGTAGCCAACATCGTTTACGCGCTGGTACTTTGTAGGCTAAACCGTAAGGTTATTGCCATGCTAACCGCCGCAGCAGCGCTGGCAATTTGCTACGTTGCGTACCGAAGCGGAACGCTATCAGGCGGATGGGGAAAGGCGAGCTTCTGGGATGGCTCCATTCGCGTCTCCTTCTCCTTTTTGGCAGGTCTGCTGATTTATCGCTACAGCTGGATTATAAAAAATCGGATAGGGTTCATTGGTCTGGCTCTACTCCTTTCGGTAGCCTTTTTGCTGCCATACTTTTCCTTTAACTGGATTGTAGAAGCGCTACTGGTGCTGCTATACTTTCCTTTGATAGTTGCGCTGGGTGCAGGGTCGGTTCTTTCAGGTAAGAGCGAAGGGATTTGCAACTTTTCTGGGCGGATATCGTACCCGCTTTACATGACGCACTACTTCTTTATATGGATTTTTGCCAGCTACTTTACCAGCCACTCTACGACCACTGGAGAACAATTTGCGATCATTTCTGTAAGTACCCTACTGCTTGTAGGTTTGGCCTACTTAGCTCTAATTGCTTACGATGCGCCTATCAGAAAGTATCTAACAAAAAGGCGCATGGCTAAAAAATAAAAACAGGCTTCCACCATACTAGAAAGGCATCAGGTAAAAAACTTGATGCCTTTTTTATATAAAACAAACCAAAAATTTGCATACATCGTAATTCTATGTATTTTTGTTCTATGTATTCAAAAGAACTACTAAAAGGAACCATGTCGGCAATACTGCTAAAGCTGCTTGCCGAACATAGCAGAATGTACGGATACCAGATAACCCAGCGGGTGAAAGAGCTCTCCGACGATAAAATTCTGCTAAAAGAAGGCTCGCTCTACCCTGCGCTGCACAAGCTAAAGGATGAAGGATTTATTGAGGTGGAGACCGAAAATATCGGTAAGCGGGTTAGGCACTACTACTCGCTTACCCCCAAAGGCGTACAGGAGAAGGAGCAGCGCGAGGCCGAGCTAAAAGATTTCATAGAAACCATCAGTAAAATTATCTCATTAAAATAGATAATTATGAACCACCTAACCGATCAACAAATCGACTTCATAGCAACAGTTGTTGAAAGAAGTAAAATAGCCTCTTCGGAAATCAAGGAGGATTTAGTAGACCACTTTTGCTGCGCCATAGAGGAGCAGCTGGCAAGAGGAAAAAGTTTTGAAACAGCGTATGATTTGGCCTATCATAATATCGCACCCGACGGATTTGACGAAATCGAGCGGGAAACAATTTACTTACTAACATCTAAAAAAATTAGCTCTATGAAAAGGCTTCTTTACGTTTCGGGCTACATGTCGCTTTTCCTTGCGACAATCTCGGCTGTACTAAAGCTTCTCCATCTTCCAGGAGGAAGTATTGGAGTGCTATTAACCGGGCTTACCATCATTCTCCTCTTCCTACCTTCGCTATTCACCTATCTATACCGACGGGAGATCAACAAATCGGCGGGAAGCAGGGCTATGTACATCCTCGGATTTATGGCGCTTACATTTTTTTGTATGGCATCATTAGCTCATATTTTCCACTGGCCTGGAACTGTTTCCATGCTAATAGCAGCATTATCGGTAACCAACTTTGCGCTCCTCCCTATCGTTCTCTTCAAAAGATACCATAAGGTGGCATAATGCAACAAGCATACATAATAAGGGAGCAATTACGCTCCCTTATTTTATTCCCCCTTCTAAACTGGGTTACACTATAATTTGACTCTTTCATCGTGTCAAAAAATCATCCACCGTTGTCTAATTCTTTGACACAAAAACGGCCTTCCTCATCCATCTCTATACTGATAAATAGTAACATGCACCATTAGGCACGCTGTTGGCATTCCTACATCGAAACGAAGAACGATATATTAGGAATGATACAGCAAGGAAAAATAGCCGTACTAGCAGTTCTTTTGTCCATGGGAGCATCGAAAGGAATGGCCCAAGCAGATACGTGGAGCTTAGACCAATGCGTAGAGTACGGCATTAAGCACAGTCCCATAACTGCCCGCGATGCTGCACAGGCAGGCATATACCAGCAAAACCTAAAGGAATCCATTGCACAGCAGCTCCCCTCGGTTAACGCCAACGCTTCGGTGGGGTGGACCATAGGACGCCTACCCGACCCCAAAACCAACGAGTACATTAACGAGAGTAGAATATTTGGCAACCGCATGAGCATAGGAGCCGAGATGACCATATTCTCGGGTTTTAGCCTAACCAATAGCAGCAGAATGGCCTACGTAAACCAGCTGGCAGGGCTAGAGCACCAGCTGCAGACGGCCAATAGTCACGGTGTAACCATTGCAACGGCCTACTACAACACCCTATTTAAGCAGGGACTGATGGCTCTTGCCTCCGAGCAGCTTTCGCAAAGCGAGCAGCAGCTTAAGCAGCTAACGCGCATGTCGGAGCTGGGCATGAAATCGAAATCGGATGTTGCAGAAATAAGAGCTAAGCACGCTTCGGACAGCTACAACCTAACGCAAGCCACCAACGACTACCTACTCGCAATGGTAAACCTAAAGCAGGCAATGTCGTATCCACAAACCGACACCCTTACTCTGCCACAAAATCTAACCAGCAACATAGCAGGAGAGGTTACTCCTCAACTCCTTTTCGAAAAGGCAGCAACCACACAGCCTCGCGTAAAGGAAGCCGAGTATAAGCTGCGCAAAAGCCTTCTAAGCGTTTACGTAGCCAAGGGAATGCTGCTACCAACCCTCACAGCATCGGGAGGCTATGCCACCTCCTACTCCAAAAATTTAATAAAAGGAGGTGATGATGCCTACACCCGCCAGCTGAAAGATTTGGCAAGTCACTACGTGGAACTTAACCTTCGAATTCCTCTATTTACTGGGCTAAAGCACCGCTCGGACATTAGGCGCAGCCAGCTGGAAAACCTCATAGAAAAGGCCAACTACGAGGAGACCATGCAGCAACTCTACGCCGAGGTTAGCAAGGCCGTTGCCGAATACGAAGGAGCCACAGAGGCAGTAACGCAGGCTCTACGCCAGCAGGAAGCCCAAGATGTTGCCTACCAAACCAACCAGCGTAAGTATACCGATGGGCTGATTGGCATAATAGAGCTGCATAGCAGCGCCAACAACCTACTTAAAGCAAAAGTAGAAACGCTAAAGGCTCAAGCGCTATACGCCTTTAGCGCACGCATAATATCCTACTTCGAAGGAAACCTATTTGTAGATAAACTATAGCACCACATAAAACGAAAAGCCATGTCGATGGATAAAAAGATTGAAAACAAATCGAAATTCAACCGCAAGACAGTAACCTACGCATCAGCAGCAGTTCTTCTTGCTATCGTTATATACCTGCTAGTAGGAAAGGACTACAGCAGCACATCGAGAGTAAGGGCAGATAGGCTTACCATAGAAACGGTAACCAAAGGCGTATTTAACGACTACATTAAGCTGATGGGACAGGTACAGCCTATTACCACCATACAGCTCAGCGCCATTGAAGGTGGTATGGTGCAATCTAAAATGGTAGAGGAAGGAGCGATGGTTAATACAGGAGATGCCATACTCCGCCTAAGCAACCCCATGCTAAACCTCAATATACTGGAAAGCGAAGCGCAGCTAGCCGAGAAATCAAACTTCCTTCGAAATACCCTAGTACAGATGGAGCAGGAAAGGCTAAGCCTAAAAAAAGAAAAGTTGCAGCTCGACTTGGATATAGAGCGCAAAAGCCGAAAGCATCAGCAGCTATCCAAATTGTATGCTGAGCAGCTATCCTCAAAAGAAGAATACCTGCAAGCCAAAGAAGATTACGAGTACGCCCTTCGAAACCGCGAGCTGGTGGTAGAGCGACAACGGCAGGATTCCCTGTTTCGGGGCGTTCAGGTACATCAAATGGAGGAAAGCCTTTCGAATATGAGACGAAACCTTGCGCTAATACGCCAGCGCATAGATAACCTAATTGTAAAGGCTCCTCTTGCAGGTCAGCTAGGCCTACTCGAAGCAGAGATAGGACAATCCATTGCAGTAGGACAAAAAATTGGGCAAATAAACGTGCTGTCCGATTTCAAAATTGAATCGAAGGTAGACGAGCACTACATAGACCGAATAAGACCCGAATTGCGAGCCTCGCTAGAAAGCCAAGGAAAAACGTACCAGCTACGCGTACGGAAGGTATTCCCAGAGGTTCGATCCGGACAATTCAGAATAGAGCTGGTATTTGAAGGCTCCCGTCCTGCCGACCTCCGAACCGGACAGTCATACCAGATAGATATTCAACTGGGGCAACCATCTATGGCCACACTCATACCTCGTGGTGGATTCTATGAGCAAACAGGGGGGCAATGGATGTTTGTTGTGGATAATAGCGGCAAGGAGGCCATCCGAAGAAACATCAAGATTGGTCGACAAAACGCCCAATACTACGAAGTGCTAGAGGGCCTTAAACCAGGAGAAAAGGTAATCACCTCGAGCTACGAGCTCTATGAGAGCTGCCGAACCTTGCTAATCAAAAAGTAAAATTTATTGAAGTTAACCCAAAAGTAGCGCGAAAAAAGCAGAGGGATTGCCCATTTTTGCAGCGGCAATCCCCGCCTACTAAATATAAAAAAGAACTACAATGATAAGAACCGAAAAACTATCAAAAGTATTTAGCACCGAAGATGTAGAAACAACCGCCTTAAAGGAGGTATCGTTGACCATTAGTGCAGGGGAATTTGTTGCCATTATGGGTCCATCGGGATGCGGTAAGTCAACGCTACTCAACATACTTGGCCTGTTAGATAGCCCCACCTCTGGAAGTTATCTATTTAAGGAGAAGGAGGTATCTCGTTTAAAGGAGCGCGAACGTACATCCTTCAGAAAAGGCAACATCGGCTTCATCTTCCAAAGTTTTAACCTAATTGATGAACTTAACGTGTACGAAAATGTGGAGCTTCCCCTCACCTACCTCAACTACAAAGCCTCCGAACGTCGTAGCATGGTGGAAACTGTTTTAGATAGAATGTCGATAGGGCATAGAGCCAACCACTTCCCCAACCAGCTGTCGGGTGGGCAGCAGCAGCGCGTTGCCATAGCCAGAGCGGTAGTTACCAACCCTTCGCTAATACTTGCCGACGAGCCAACAGGAAACCTCGACTCCAAAAATGGGTTAGAGGTTATGAACTTACTCACCGAGCTTAACCATGATGGAGCCACCATAGTTATGGTAACCCACTCCGACAGAGATGCCTCCTATGCTCACCGGGTGGTAAACCTTCTCGACGGCGAGATTATCATGCAGCATAAAACAGCCACCTCAACGGCTTTACTATAATCTACCATAACCCCGATTATCAGATAAGCCATGATAAAACATATTTTTAGAGCCGCATTCAAAGAAAAGGAGCTCACCATTACCAGCATTGCGGGACTAGCAATAGGTCTTGCAGCGGCCATGTTCCTGCTAACCCATCTCGTATTTGAGCACTCGTACGACAAGCATCATAGCAAAATAGATCGAATATACAGAACGTTATCCGTTTGGAAAGAGGTTGGCCAAGACGACAACTATCTCTCAATTAACCTCCGAGCGTTAAAAGAAAAGTTAGAAGTTTTACCCGAAGTTGAGAAAGTTTCTCAACTGTACGATTACGGAACCCCGATTGCCACAAAGGCAAATGGAGAAATGGTAGAGTTAGGCAGAACAATGATGGTAGATCCATCCTTCTACGCCATCTTTGATGCTAAACTAGTGGCTGGAGAGCTATCTGGAAAAACACTTCAACCCAATACCGTTGTCCTCGTAAAATCTGAAGCAGAAAAGCTATTTGGACGACAAAACCCTATTGGAAAAACGCTAGTGATAGATAAAAAAACATGTACTATTACAGCGGTAGTTGAAGATCAGCCAATAAATACCATGTTTAGGTACAAGGTCCTATTCGGAATGCATCCAGAAAAAATCAACTACATGCAAGGGTTAGAATTACCAACCTATGTACTATTTAAAAAAGGAGTAAACATACCAGAAGCCATAAAAAAGTGTAACAAAATAAATACGGCACTACTTACAGCTCGCTTTGAGGATGCTAACGCCAAATTTTCCAGTGAAGTAGAACCCTTCTCTAGCGTTCATATTAAAACTAAAGCGGGCTACGATCTGATTAAAAAGGTAAATCGTTTAAACCTCCTCTTCTTGATGATTGTAGTTCTATTTATTCTTGGTATTGCAATAACAAACTTCATTAACCTAAGCATTATAAAAGGGGAACGTAGAGCAAAAGAGATTAGCATACGTAAAGCCAACGGTGCCAACCGTGCCAACATTGTAAGAATGCTACTTGTAGAGTCGTTTGTTGTTACATTGATATCCTTTTTAATCGCATTTGTATTGTTACATCTTCTTGGCGATTATATTTCATCCTTTTTAAACATTAAGCTTCCACCTAATTTTTTGCTTAACCCAACCTTCTACCCTTGGATTGCAGCCGTATTTCTGTTTGTTGTTGCAACCTCATCCGTATATCCATCCTTATACCTATCAAAATCTAGCCCCATAGAACTTCTCCGGAATTCTGTAAAACGAAGGCATCGGCTAACCATAA includes:
- a CDS encoding acyltransferase family protein, which gives rise to MHPNTLTAELLQPKKHFAILDGLRGVAALAVVIFHFMEWVSPDYSKNFIGHGYLAVDFFFCLSGFVIGYAYDSRIKEMGIKEFFKSRLIRLHPLVVLGAVLGILGFLFDPFADHTGIYSAGRLALIFACTLLLIPFPVMEDRYFNLFGLNAPAWSLFWEYVANIVYALVLCRLNRKVIAMLTAAAALAICYVAYRSGTLSGGWGKASFWDGSIRVSFSFLAGLLIYRYSWIIKNRIGFIGLALLLSVAFLLPYFSFNWIVEALLVLLYFPLIVALGAGSVLSGKSEGICNFSGRISYPLYMTHYFFIWIFASYFTSHSTTTGEQFAIISVSTLLLVGLAYLALIAYDAPIRKYLTKRRMAKK
- a CDS encoding ABC transporter permease — encoded protein: MIKHIFRAAFKEKELTITSIAGLAIGLAAAMFLLTHLVFEHSYDKHHSKIDRIYRTLSVWKEVGQDDNYLSINLRALKEKLEVLPEVEKVSQLYDYGTPIATKANGEMVELGRTMMVDPSFYAIFDAKLVAGELSGKTLQPNTVVLVKSEAEKLFGRQNPIGKTLVIDKKTCTITAVVEDQPINTMFRYKVLFGMHPEKINYMQGLELPTYVLFKKGVNIPEAIKKCNKINTALLTARFEDANAKFSSEVEPFSSVHIKTKAGYDLIKKVNRLNLLFLMIVVLFILGIAITNFINLSIIKGERRAKEISIRKANGANRANIVRMLLVESFVVTLISFLIAFVLLHLLGDYISSFLNIKLPPNFLLNPTFYPWIAAVFLFVVATSSVYPSLYLSKSSPIELLRNSVKRRHRLTISSVVLQFTAVVFCLISIIVVATQLQFEKTLPLGYAADNVYTVELPEKIDQARLKTIIQDLTKNPAIVSASASDHFPFTGCSGQGVKKLGESTCYSVDERRCDASYFDTYKIKIIEGRTFTGNEAADSTSIILSQNAVKTLNLKNPIGTTILLNDKSMQVIGITKDIRYGSARSGPGVDIYNNGWGSFNKLSILVSKGQMDNAPSYIKATLTRHFGGAPVSLERASDYISKFYNNDQSMFNIIASGAGMAILLALMGLIALSRFVAKQKEKEMAVRKVIGATLFENIWAMSRYIMVRIIPAIPLGGIVAYFAMRSWLMDFTFRIEMKIWMFAAAITITLLLGLTIIILQTFRTAMVNPSSILRKE
- a CDS encoding cupin domain-containing protein, with the translated sequence MKNIEVISEGDAYSAVDLGSLNGWLDYSLVHPISKREIEGKVFLKEATKSTGTEISFNSIAPRSEVPYFHIHRKNEETYIILKGCGYFQVDEDCFSIKEGSVIRVSPQGKRGLTNTSDEIMTYIVIQSKENSLEEHTTADGERIPVEPKWR
- a CDS encoding efflux RND transporter periplasmic adaptor subunit produces the protein MDKKIENKSKFNRKTVTYASAAVLLAIVIYLLVGKDYSSTSRVRADRLTIETVTKGVFNDYIKLMGQVQPITTIQLSAIEGGMVQSKMVEEGAMVNTGDAILRLSNPMLNLNILESEAQLAEKSNFLRNTLVQMEQERLSLKKEKLQLDLDIERKSRKHQQLSKLYAEQLSSKEEYLQAKEDYEYALRNRELVVERQRQDSLFRGVQVHQMEESLSNMRRNLALIRQRIDNLIVKAPLAGQLGLLEAEIGQSIAVGQKIGQINVLSDFKIESKVDEHYIDRIRPELRASLESQGKTYQLRVRKVFPEVRSGQFRIELVFEGSRPADLRTGQSYQIDIQLGQPSMATLIPRGGFYEQTGGQWMFVVDNSGKEAIRRNIKIGRQNAQYYEVLEGLKPGEKVITSSYELYESCRTLLIKK
- a CDS encoding PadR family transcriptional regulator translates to MYSKELLKGTMSAILLKLLAEHSRMYGYQITQRVKELSDDKILLKEGSLYPALHKLKDEGFIEVETENIGKRVRHYYSLTPKGVQEKEQREAELKDFIETISKIISLK
- a CDS encoding ABC transporter ATP-binding protein; its protein translation is MIRTEKLSKVFSTEDVETTALKEVSLTISAGEFVAIMGPSGCGKSTLLNILGLLDSPTSGSYLFKEKEVSRLKERERTSFRKGNIGFIFQSFNLIDELNVYENVELPLTYLNYKASERRSMVETVLDRMSIGHRANHFPNQLSGGQQQRVAIARAVVTNPSLILADEPTGNLDSKNGLEVMNLLTELNHDGATIVMVTHSDRDASYAHRVVNLLDGEIIMQHKTATSTALL
- a CDS encoding TolC family protein, whose translation is MIQQGKIAVLAVLLSMGASKGMAQADTWSLDQCVEYGIKHSPITARDAAQAGIYQQNLKESIAQQLPSVNANASVGWTIGRLPDPKTNEYINESRIFGNRMSIGAEMTIFSGFSLTNSSRMAYVNQLAGLEHQLQTANSHGVTIATAYYNTLFKQGLMALASEQLSQSEQQLKQLTRMSELGMKSKSDVAEIRAKHASDSYNLTQATNDYLLAMVNLKQAMSYPQTDTLTLPQNLTSNIAGEVTPQLLFEKAATTQPRVKEAEYKLRKSLLSVYVAKGMLLPTLTASGGYATSYSKNLIKGGDDAYTRQLKDLASHYVELNLRIPLFTGLKHRSDIRRSQLENLIEKANYEETMQQLYAEVSKAVAEYEGATEAVTQALRQQEAQDVAYQTNQRKYTDGLIGIIELHSSANNLLKAKVETLKAQALYAFSARIISYFEGNLFVDKL